From the Psilocybe cubensis strain MGC-MH-2018 chromosome 9, whole genome shotgun sequence genome, one window contains:
- a CDS encoding ATP-dependent RNA helicase DEAH11, chloroplastic gives MSTAKGKQRETASGATQVNQALPPSSDTTTPPIASLKKKSRKKKVDVSSQPVDVAPPNPTVSSMIIQGRDYLTELVDVIQDVPFDPKSILPNSKPHKSVARLREAHESAKKNSHSQSLTFSCIDGTVRTFDVQTSSYSVVEEKENHVISEPMSLDASTNPPPSTSRQQFEAFGIKAFRTKAIYNEVCFDFVSHKRWCPRGTACYRIHPLDRSTHRPTVVKAAASYNKMRSELQSSNTVGPSGHVYGPAPEISTSEDPAVRVKLPPTQITSGNSGPIAGPSRTSKSQNKTRGHEYKSNSAEDIRTPPWADHPPSDTSSSSNGTDNMEALLWFPQANTDDWEMDPEDYARCSESFRWLLDQPPSVIYTPSPSDPQPSASTQQSRQIHPLPPRPIVPEVSPSTVKHYRPKHGKPCYRWQRNECNLGFNCSYVHGDLKYDEDPASVAAPPRVPLTQVQPAAVLSNRVEQSPQELGAMSSKMPVVAQSPQRPQALQQASIPQIKHPRPKTNEICRRWQQKSCTYGYNCKRIHGDLKYDDDEEPLSRRPPEAFGFTLHDHMRIRVGPGFEVEDITTGFESRWVNVSNLPYLLPDPRLMTLMREFGEVLSIHRESQSPQARVQFSKPADAYKAYITLHGSVHFGRKLELRMAVETKVGGSRIDITGVRIDWEGPHRNVYMGYESMEVANEIVNKAKYIPYEDYVTQANVHIGVPAVGMVTVKFAGVPVNVTEEKMAELYGPHQGMVTERPNYKDFTAEDTIKGVRKLLNQPQFRGKVTNLEFRPPPYRDGKMRAWAHFNTPSDAKAAAEDIHDRKPIFTGHTRITARHIKTIEYDVHNEKYRRVASEIKALSDTIRKEGGGYSLNCNDKVYHVTLSLCGEDLQVLRRWKLEVERTLNGELILDNGAVAWHDFFGGPVGFSFLQEVERGILGVRLERDASRRTLRAFGIAEVRALARDKIVQKITALRSLNSYMIRMDGRLTYAFSSDGYAKLRETLGAENLVLDIWNRELRIHGNQDAFDIAMDAVAASRRRLELSDRGKKSMSSSAAVCPVCFHEPTNPVRLGCGHEWCRACIHRYLIASIDQKFFPLTCLGKEGKCTERIPLLTARTLLSAVELDSVVHAAFAAYIQSNSKEYHYCPTPDCSQVYRTAPEGVFIQCPSCLVRTCPSCHKDAHDGQTCAEVKSGDDLFKIWASKHDVKRCPGCSVPIEKDEASDQVLSLYPPNVFRFSLYAMRFVHQISTHLFAPWKYIVCDNDIIINTQSKVQGKKYKSVFCHGDLGPHNIIWNDGKAVFIDWEMAGWFPEYWDYIRTHEARWWFTSWLDMFKEVVDRYDDEWDVQFAMKGYFAFR, from the exons ATGTCAACAGCGAAAGGAAAACAAAGAGAGACTGCGTCCGGTGCCACTCAGGTCAACCAGGCGTTGCCTCCATCATCGGATACGACCACGCCCCCCATTGCCtcgttgaagaagaaaagccGGAAAAAGAAAGTAGATGTCTCGTCCCAGCCTGTTGATGTTGCTCCTCCGAACCCCACGGTCAGTAGTATGATCATCCAGGGTCGTGATTATCTCACTGAGCTTGTTGATGTAATCCAGGACGTGCCATTCGACCCAAAATCgattctgccgaattctaAGCCCCACAAAAGCGTAGCTAGGCTTAGGGAAGCACACGAATCCGCAAAGAAG AACTCTCATTCTCAGAGTCTCACCTTTTCCTGTATTGATGGGACTGTCCGAACCTTCGATGTTCAAACTTCATCATATTCCGTCgtcgaagaaaaagaaaaccacGTTATCTCTGAACCTATGTCGTTAGATGCCTCAACAAATCCACCACCTTCCACGTCGCGTCAACAATTTGAGGCCTTCGGGATCAAG GCTTTTCGCACCAAAGCCATTTACAATGAAGTGTGCTTTGACTTTGTTAGCCATAAACGATGGTGCCCTCGCGGCACCGCCTGCTATCGTATTCACCCTCTCGATCGCTCCACACATCGTCCAACTGTCGTAAAGGCAGCCGCATCATATAACAAAATGAGGTCGGAATTGCAAAGTAGCAACACTGTAGGACCAAGTGGGCATGTGTACGGACCTGCTCCAGAAATTAGCACCTCTGAAGATCCCGCAGTCCGCGTAAAGCTACCTCCTACTCAGATAACATCGGGAAATTCAGGTCCCATTGCTGGCCCTTCCCGGACATCCAAATCACAGAACAAG ACCCGAGGACACGAATATAAATCCAATAGCGCTGAGGACATTCGCACCCCTCCGTGGGCAGATCATCCCCCCTCAGATACCAGTAGTTCATCGAATGGTACTGATAATATGGAAGCGCTGCTGTGGTTTCCCCAAGCCAACACGGATGATTGGGAAATGGATCCGGAAGATTATGCCAGATGTTCGGAAAGCTTTAGATGGCTACTAGATCAACCTCCTTCTGTTATTTATACCCCTTCCCCAAGTGACCCACAACCTTCAGCTAGCACGCAACAGTCCCGGCAGATTCACCCCCTGCCACCTCGGCCGATTGTGCCAGAGGTTTCACCTTCCACCGTCAAGCATTACCGACCTAAACACGGCAAACCCTGTTATCGATGGCAGCGGAATGAATGTAATCTTGGCTTCAACTGTTCATATGTTCATGGCGATCTCAAATATGATGAAGACCCTGCCAGCGTAGCTGCACCTCCTCGAGTGCCATTAACACAAGTTCAACCAGCCGCGGTACTCTCAAATCGTGTAGAACAATCCCCTCAAGAGTTAGGGGCCATGTCGTCAAAGATGCCTGTCGTCGCACAATCGCCGCAAAGGCCACAAGCTCTTCAACAAGCCTCTATACCACAAATAAAGCATCCCCGACCGAAAACCAACGAGATATGCAGGAGGTGGCAACAGAAATCATGTACGTATGGATACAACTGCAAACGGATACACGGCGATCTAAagtacgacgacgacgaagaaccG TTGTCGAGGAGGCCTCCAGAGGCGTTCGGGTTCACATTGCATGACCATATGCGCATCCGCGTTGGGCCTGGATTCGAGGTCGAAGATATAACTACCGGCTTTGAGTCGCGCTGGGTCAACGTCTCAAATTTGCCATACCTCCTCCCAGACCCGCGTCTTATGACACTCATGCGTGAGTTTGGCGAGGTCCTTAGCATCCACCGCGAGTCGCAGTCCCCGCAGGCGCGTGTGCAGTTCTCGAAGCCTGCGGATGCTTATAAAGCGTACATCACTCTACATGGCAGCGTCCATTTCGGGAGGAAGCTCGAACTTCGTATGGCAGTTGAGACCAAGGTTGGAGGCAGTCGCATTGACATCACAGGGGTGCGAATTGACTGGGAGGGCCCACACCGTAACGTGTACATGGGCTACGAGAGCATGGAGGTCGCGAACGAAATCGTGAACAAGGCGAAGTACATTCCATACGAGGATTACGTCACCCAGGCCAATGTACATATAGGGGTGCCGGCGGTGGGAATGGTGACTGTCAAATTTGCGGGCGTCCCTGTTAATGTTACAGAGGAGAAAATGGCGGAGCTCTATGGTCCGCATCAGGGTATGGTTACTGAACGTCCTAATTACAAGGATTTCACAGCGGAAGACACGATTAAAGGTGTTAGAAAGCTGCTTAACCAACCCCAATTTAGAGGGAAGGTTACCAATCTGGAGTTTAGGCCTCCTCCTTACCGAGATGGGAAGATGCGCGCTTGGGCGCATTTTAATACTCCCAGCGATGCAAAGGCTGCTGCCGAAGATATCCATGACAGGAAACCTATTTTTACAGGTCATACTAGAATTACGGCGAGACACATCAAGACTATCGAGTACGACGTGCATAACGAGAAGTACCGCAGAGTCGCGTCGGAAATCAAGGCGCTCAGCGACACCATTCGGAAGGAAGGTGGCGGGTATAGCTTAAATTGCAACGACAAGGTATACCATGTCACCTTATCTCTGTGCGGCGAAGACCTCCAGGTCCTTCGAAGATGGAAGCTCGAAGTCGAGCGTACTCTCAATGGCGAGTTGATCTTGGATAATGGCGCCGTCGCTTGGCACGACTTCTTTGGTGGACCAGTCGGTTTCTCGTTCTTGCAAGAGGTAGAACGAGGTATCTTGGGTGTTCGCCTTGAAAGGGACGCCTCTAGACGCACGTTGCGCGCTTTCGGCATCGCCGAAGTCAGGGCGCTTGCTAGGGATAAAATCGTCCAGAAGATCACAGCGTTACGATCCCTAAATAGCTATATGATCCGTATGGATGGCCGCCTCACGTATGCCTTTTCAAGCGACGGTTATGCCAAATTGCGAGAGACACTTGGTGCGGAAAATCTAGTCCTGGATATTTGGAATCGAGAATTGCGCATCCACGGCAATCAGGATGCATTCGATATTGCAATGGATGCCGTGGCTGCCTCGAGGCGCAGACTAGAGCTCAGTGACCGAGGCAAGAAGTCCATGTCGTCTTCTGCAGCAGTATGTCCTGTGTGCTTCCATGAACCTACCAATCCTGTGCGCCTTGGTTGTGGGCACGAATGGTGCCGAGCGTGTATTCACAGATACTTGATTGCGTCCATCGACCAAAAATTCTTCCCTTTGACCTGCCTTGGAAAAGAAGGTAAATGCACGGAGCGGATTCCTTTGCTAACTGCAAGGACGCTTCTCAGTGCTGTTGAACTTGACTCTGTCGTTCACGCAGCATTTGCCGCGTATATCCAGTCAAACTCGAAAGAGTACCACTATTGTCCAACACCGGACTGTTCCCAAGTCTATCGGACTGCCCCCGAGGGTGTATTTATTCAATGCCCCTCGTGCCTCGTCAGAACTTGTCCCAGTTGCCATAAGGATGCACACGATGGACAGACGTGCGCGGAGGTTAAGTCTGGGGACGACCTCTTCAAGATCTGGGCAAGCAAACACGACGTAAAACGGTGCCCCGGATGCAGCGTACCGATCGAGAAAGACGAGG CCTCTGATCAGGTCCTTTCCCTCTATCCTCCCAATGTGTTCCGTTTCTCACTGTACGCAATGCGCTTCGTGCACCAGATATCGACGCATTT ATTCGCACCATGGAAGTATATTGTATGCGATAACGATATTATAATTAACACCCAATCTAAAGTGCAAGGGAAGAAATACAAGAGCGTGTTCTGTCATGGCGACCTTGGGCCTCATAACATCATCTGGAATGATGGTAAAGCGGTTTTTATCGATTGGGAAATGGCGGGCTGGTTCCCAGAATATTGGGATTATATTCGGACACATGAAGCTCGTTGGTGGTTCACAAGTTGGTTGGATATGTTCAAGGAGGTAGTGGACAGATACGATGATGAATGGGATGTCCAGTTTGCAATGAAAGGGTATTTTGCTTTCCGATAG
- a CDS encoding Methyltransferase ustM produces the protein MSAVPSQKVQSLGKYFLQNPNGKSAQSVAWQIDHRLHLVSFWDIKPGSRVLEIGCGQGDCTIVLADRVGDAGHVDAVDLGAPDYGAPYTLSQAQDFIKSGPLGPRVTFHLTVNPIEYLNNLPESFVPYDYVVLSHCIWYFASPEVLSRTINSLIGKTKQLCVAEWGLRATKIQALPHVLTALLMANVEAKRKVPSTWNIRSVFSPAQILSHITEGEKFGLEKQQIIQSNEGLRDGYWEVWGIREERKDIMRTLQADGVGEKELAALIAAFDAVDVSVALLDDSGDAAAGLKQVKSMDVWAAIFVAS, from the exons ATGTCCGCTGTGCCCTCACAGAAGGTTCAATCACTTGGAAAATATTTTCTTCAGAATCCGAACGGCAAAAGTGCACAAAGCGTAGCGTGGCAAATCGATCACCGACTTCATCTCGTGTCGTTCTGGGATATCAAGCCTGGTTCGCGGGTGTTAGAAATTGGATGTGGTCAGGGTGATTGCACAATTGTACTTGCAGATAGGGTTGGAGATGCAGGGCATGTAGATGCGGTGGATCTCGGAGCGCCTGATTATG GCGCACCATACACCTTATCCCAGGCGCAGGATTTCATAAAATCTGGTCCATTGGGACCAAGGGTGACATTTCATCTCACCGTCAATCCAATTGAATACCTAAACAACCTTCCGGAATCTTTTGTTCCATACGACTATGTGGTTTTATCCCACTGTATCTGGTACTTCGCTTCTCCAGAGGTCCTCTCCCGAACTATCAACAGCTTAATcggcaaaacaaaacaactCTGCGTCGCGGAATGGGGATTGCGAGCTACAAAAATCCAGGCGCTGCCGCATGTACTGACTGCGTTGCTGATGGCCAATGTGGAGGCGAAGCGAAAGGTTCCATCGACTTGGAACATCAGATCCGTATTCTCCCCTGCTCAGATTCTCTCACACATCACAGAAGGAGAAAAATTTGGGCTGGAGAAGCAGCAGATCATACAGAGCAACGAGGGCCTTAGGGATGGATACTGGGAGGTATGGGGGATACgagaggagaggaaagaTATAATGCGTACTTTGCAAGCTGATGGTGTTGGAGAGAAAGAACTCGCGGCATTGATTGCTGCGTTTGACGCGGTGGACGTTAGTGTAGCACTTTTGGATGACAGTGGAGATGCAGCAGCGGGACTTAAGCAAGTCAAAAGTATGGACGTTTGGGCGGCTATTTTTGTAGCGTCGTAA